The Methanococcoides methylutens genome segment TCAGATGACGGAGTAGAGGCCATGTAGAAAATAGGGACCCTGTTACCTACATCCTTTCCTGCAAGATAGCCCAGTGCACCGTAATCAGATCCCAATAGTTCACATTCCACGGTCACGGAAACTGTAGGAACACGATTCTCATCAAGATGATAGCCATAGTTCGCAGTCTTGCCCACAAGTGCCGCTGAAAGTGCGGAAGGACCGCCTTCACGGTTTGTGCGTGCTCCTATCACTGAATTTGCATAGGAAACAGCAGATGATTCACTCCATGCCAGATGATCACCATAAGTAGCTGAAAAACCCTCAAGATAATATGGGGTGCATGTGCACATAGAACGGATACCAAGGCTCTCGTATGCCTTGATGACCTCTACCTGCTTCTCGGCAAAATCCGGTTCAATGCCCATATCCTTCCAGCGCTGCATGTCCATGCCCGCCGGATTCAGGATGGAAGGAACTTTCACTTTGCCATTTAGGTCAGAGATCCATTCAAGTCCTGCATCCCCTATGGTCTTATAGGAAACTCCTGCTATCTGTGCGCTCTTGACAGGGATCAAACTGTCCGCACCATAGATATCACCAAGTGCGACGAGGATCTCCATTGCTTTCTGCAGGGTTTCCCCATCCTCACCGTTAAGGGTTCTCTCTTCTTCTTTTGTAAGATGCATGTTATTTTCCGCTTAGTTTAAGATTTATTCCGGCATCTTGGCACGTTCAAAGTTCTCTTTTTCTGCAAGCACTTTAGTGGCATCGATACCGACCTTGGTGGTCGTACCGTCAGGTGCACCTCTCGGATCAAGTGAACTGCCGCGAACGTTCGGGATGATCATCATATCAGTATCCCCTTTCACGCGTGTCGCAATGGCAAATTCCACATCCTGCATATCGAAGATGTCAATGTCCTCGTCCACAATTACAACATGCTTGAGACTTGTGTGCGCTGCAAAT includes the following:
- a CDS encoding aconitase X, whose protein sequence is MHLTKEEERTLNGEDGETLQKAMEILVALGDIYGADSLIPVKSAQIAGVSYKTIGDAGLEWISDLNGKVKVPSILNPAGMDMQRWKDMGIEPDFAEKQVEVIKAYESLGIRSMCTCTPYYLEGFSATYGDHLAWSESSAVSYANSVIGARTNREGGPSALSAALVGKTANYGYHLDENRVPTVSVTVECELLGSDYGALGYLAGKDVGNRVPIFYMASTPSSDNLKALGAAMAASGAVALYHVEDITPEAQKVSFANPEDRIVIERSQIDEVYEEVIGGTDDLECDIAAVGCPHCSADELENIARLLEGKGIEKELWVCTSREVAEKNAELVKQIEQSGAKVLCDTCMVVSPATEGHNCMMVNSGKALAYVPGMCKVAAKIGSLEECIKKVGGDN